The genomic interval CTATTGGCTGTTTCTGTTTAAGTAAAGTAGTTATTCTTGCCTTGCCAGTCTCTGTGTCGAATTCTGATTCACGGTACAGAAACAATGTTTCATagcagagtgctgaggatgactttaggagtctcacagcctgaggaaagaagctgctgtaATGTGGTGGCACGGCACAAAACAAGTTATTTTCTTTCACCATTGTCctcttttgtccacaggaggctgctagaatcaacacaaaaaaaattctTTGTAGTAGTCAATTAGCTCAGATTTGCATTATGTGCCCAAGTGTAAATAAGACAAAGTTCCTAGAGGTGAAAACAAGACTGCAGGATGTCACTGCGCCTAGACACAAAGGTGTAAAACCACTTTTCACTTTTTACACTTACACTACACAAAAATAGATATAATGTGTAaattaattagtgagctttactTTGTTTGAAGGTAGATTGTTTTACATTTAGGCAGCTAACTGTACAAGATGTATTAGACCAATAAATTATTGGCCCACCATTGGTTAATGTATATTATTGCCTATTTCGTTATCTCTGAAATTCTAACCGATAAATTGTTTTCATTGACTTTGCAAGTGTAGCCCTTACAAACAACCACACACTGTAGCAATTGCAATTTGCAGTAGGTAATTCCATAAGGGTTCAGAGATTAGGGAAGAAGAATTGTAACACATCAAATATTTTTATAGctatgaaatataaaataatccTATTTACTAACTACATCATAGCCTTTCTTACCCTCAGATGTGAATAGATTACAGGTTAGGAActtttgaaatacaaaaatgtgaaattatagGTTAACTTATCGCTATTGGCCATGAGAAGCAATTATCGGTTTCAGCTGAAATAAATCCATATCCAGCATCCCTACTTCCCCCCCTTTGTAAAGTAGTAATGATTGCATTGGGCCTTAATGTATTTCCTGACTTTGTATGCCAGGATTGACATGGACAATCGGTGACACCACCTTATAGACTCATTAAATCTGTAATACAGCATCTCTGCTCACCATATGTACCTGCTGCCACACACAAAGGCGGGTGGCAGTGTGTCAAAGAGTGTTGATGAAAGCTGCTCTGTGAGTTGGACTGAGCTCCTGGTTGGCTGGTGTGTAATTTTGCATCAGTACAGCCTgagaggagctgtgtgtgttcagcaccGACGCCCTGCAGGGATGCCTCGGGCTAAGAGCTGCTCCACTGCAAAGCATTATTCATTCTGCTGAAACTACATGATGCAACTGAAAGTCAGCCTGAATAATGACTTGATGTAAAAgattttaaaggaaaattaaGCAGCTTTTGTTGACGTGTgtgctctttgtttctctcttccctTTCTCTCTGCCAACCTTTCCCCCTCCCATCGCTCTTCCTCTTCTGTACTTCTCTACTTCCCCTATCTTCTATTTTGCAGAAGAAGCCGATTACACGACATTTGGTACTGACTCGCTGaccaggaagaaaaacacagtgctTTCGGCAGTTCTCCTGCGGCCTGACaccaacaggaaaaaaacacctgtGATCATCAGCCTCCCGAGGGACTTCCGCCCCGTCTCTTCTATCATAGACGTGGATATCCTCCCTGAGACGCACCGACGTGTTCGCCTGTACAAGCACGGCCAGGAAAAGCCTCTGGGCTTTTACATCCGTGATGGCTCCAGTGTACGGGTCACTCCGCAGGGCCTGGAGAAAGTCCCGGGGATATTCATCTCTCGCATGGTGCCCGGTGGGCTGGCGGAGAGCACTGGCCTGCTGGCTGTCAACGATGAGGTGCTGGAGGTGAATGGTATCGAGGTGGCAGGAAAGTCTCTGGACCAGGTGACAGACATGATGATCGCTAACAGCCACAACCTCATCATCACCGTCAAGCCTGCCAACCAGCGGAACAATGTTGTAcgcagtggaggaggaggaggcggcggaggaggtggaggaggaggtggaggaggtggtggtggtggtggggccTCTGGCAGCTCAGGACGCTCATCAGACAGCGGAGCCAGCTACTATGGCTACTCATCGCAGGGTGGGGTTGCCGCCGCAGTGTCCATGCCATCGCACATCATCCAGAACTTCCCCGTGGGAGAGCTGGAGAGCGACGAGGAAGATGAGGACCTGGTGATTGAGGCAGGAGGCGAGGCCGAACCCATCAGGCGTGCCCCCTCCAACTATAGCATGCCCACACTGCCTCGCTATGAACCGCATCTCAACCTCCGCTCTGCCACCACCTCCACATCCGCACTTTCCATCAACGCCAATGGGACCCTGCCAGCCAGCGGCAGCAGCGGATCACTAGGCAACGCCAATGCTGCTTCAACCACGCCGTCGCCAGACAGAGCAACGGAGAGGAGGAGCCTGGAGGAGGATGGCACTGTTATAACTCTGTAGACTGTGCATTCACACTCTAAACACTGGAAACCAGAGACACTCAAATACTGCTAAACACACCTGTGGGAGTCATGGGTCAAAAATCAAACATCCTGTTGCATCATTCAGTGACTGTACCTGAGAAGCACAATGAAATGTGTACATATTAAATCTCAACATGACAGAGGCATAAATGTTTGTACATCCTAACATCTACACATCAGACAGTGCACCCCATACTTGCTCCTTTATAATGCCAATGACCATGCATGTGTGCCATAGTGGTGACACCCTCCCTGGCATTGCTAGTACAAACATGTCAGAGAAAGAAGTGTAGAATATTTGTTGACCCCCTATGCTCCAGTATATTTCTAAATCACTAGAAGCACTTGTTTTTACCCCAGAAACTGTTGTTACAGTGAGTTTCCACTAGAGGGCACAGATTAGATGCCCCATCCTCATCATATCTTCTCATCAGTCTCTTGA from Sparus aurata chromosome 7, fSpaAur1.1, whole genome shotgun sequence carries:
- the pard6b gene encoding partitioning defective 6 homolog beta, producing MNKNHRVPSNRSLSAVEVKSKFGAEFRRFSLDRSKPGRFDEFYGLLQHVHRIPNVELLVGYADVHGDLLPINNDDNYHKAITTASPLLRLFLQRKEEADYTTFGTDSLTRKKNTVLSAVLLRPDTNRKKTPVIISLPRDFRPVSSIIDVDILPETHRRVRLYKHGQEKPLGFYIRDGSSVRVTPQGLEKVPGIFISRMVPGGLAESTGLLAVNDEVLEVNGIEVAGKSLDQVTDMMIANSHNLIITVKPANQRNNVVRGGGGGGGGASGSSGRSSDSGASYYGYSSQGGVAAAVSMPSHIIQNFPVGELESDEEDEDLVIEAGGEAEPIRRAPSNYSMPTLPRYEPHLNLRSATTSTSALSINANGTLPASGSSGSLGNANAASTTPSPDRATERRSLEEDGTVITL